The Xenopus laevis strain J_2021 chromosome 5L, Xenopus_laevis_v10.1, whole genome shotgun sequence genome has a segment encoding these proteins:
- the klf11.L gene encoding Kruppel-like factor 11 L homeolog (The RefSeq protein has 2 substitutions compared to this genomic sequence), with protein sequence MHDSVDFMDICESILERKRHDSERSTCSTLEQNDFEAVETLVCMSSWGQRSHKGEVLKMRPLTPASDSSDFIMHCDSAQQLPKDYHSISMLCMTPPRSPEFAESCTTLPPASHVTYSKPVTVMASSFVCSVSSSSVDKPLVSSIRRPPSPVVEVSKPCRAMATSVIRHTADSSPFCHIPEAPARAKAPASKCTAEKKKHTSDHSKPPKEAPAPQNLSRTLHHPQPKHPCTSNTGGSQQPMSFESDQSKEANQLLPISVPMSSSPVLCQMIPVTGQPGVISAFIKPPSQPICNTIKPILPHSSPVSQPVLMGAPVSQGALMLVLPQAPISQSPQQCPQTLMAVGNTKLLPLAPAPVFIASGQSCPPQMDFSRRRNYVCNFTGCRKTYFKSSHLKAHLRTHTGEKPFSCNWEGCDKKFARSDELSRHRRTHTGEKKFACPVCDRRFMRSDHLTKHARRHMTTKKVPTWQAEVGKLNRISASDKIQSSGPSLSMLVAMPPPV encoded by the exons ATGCACGACTCG GTGGATTTCATGGATATCTGCGAGTCCATCCTGGAAAGGAAGAGGCATGACAGTGAGAGGTCCACGTGCAGCACTTTAGAGCAGAATGATTTTGAAGCTGTGGAAACGCTGGTGTGCATGAGTTCCTGGGGACAGCGGTCGCATAAAGGAGAGGTGCTCAAGATGAGGCCTTTAACTCCTGCCTCGGACTCGTCCGACTTCATCATGCATTGCGACTCCGCACAGCAGCTGCCCAAAGATTATCATTCCATCTCTATGCTG TGTATGACCCCACCACGCAGCCCTGAGTTTGCAGAATCTTGCACTACGCTCCCACCTGCCTCCCATGTGACATATTCCAAGCCAGTAACTGTCATGGCAAGCAGTTTTGTCTGTTCAGTCAGCTCTTCGAGTGTGGACAAGCCCCTGGTTTCAAGCATCCCCAGACCACCTTCTCCGGTGGTGGAAGTATCAAAGCCATGCAGAGCAATGGCCACCAGCGTGATACGCCACACAGCCGACAGCTCTCCTTTCTGTCACATACCCGAGGCACCAGCACGAGCCAAAGCACCAGCATCTAAATGTACTGccgaaaaaaagaaacatacatcTGATCATTCCAAACCTCCCGAAGAAGCACCAGCCCCCCAGAACCTTTCCCGCACACTTCATCACCCACAGCCCAAACACCCGTGTACCAGCAATACAGGAGGCAGCCAGCAGCCAATGTCCTTTGAAAGTGATCAGTCTAAGGAGGCCAACCAGTTGCTTCCCATTTCTGTTCCTATGTCCAGCTCCCCGGTGCTCTGTCAGATGATTCCAGTTACTGGCCAGCCAGGCGTTATTTCTGCCTTTATTAAGCCTCCTTCCCAGCCCATTTGTAATACAATAAAGCCTATTCTCCCTCATTCTTCCCCTGTCTCTCAGCCAGTGCTCATGGGAGCTCCAGTATCTCAGGGTGCTTTAATGCTTGTGCTTCCTCAGGCTCCCATCTCCCAGTCCCCCCAACAGTGTCCACAGACTCTCATGGCTGTAGGTAACACCAAGCTACTCCCTCTCGCTCCTGCCCCTGTTTTTATTGCTTCGGGACAGAGCTGCCCCCCTCAAATGGACTTCTCTAGAAGGCGCAACTATGTCTGCAACTTCACTGGGTGCAGGAAGACCTACTTTAAAAGTTCCCACCTAAAGGCACACCTTCGCACACACACAG GGGAAAAGCCTTTCAGCTGTAACTGGGAAGGATGCGATAAGAAATTTGCTCGCTCTGACGAACTTTCCAGGCACAGAAGAACTCACACCGGGGAAAAGAAATTTGCCTGCCCCGTGTGCGACCGCAGGTTTATGCGCAGTGATCACCTTACGAAGCATGCCCGGCGGCACATGACCACCAAGAAAGTGCCCACCTGGCAAGCAGAAGTTGGGAAACTGAACAGAATCTCTGCGTCGGACAAAATACAAAGCTCCGGGCCATCACTCAGCATGTTGGTGGCTATGCCCCCTCCTGTTTAA